One segment of Solanum stenotomum isolate F172 chromosome 1, ASM1918654v1, whole genome shotgun sequence DNA contains the following:
- the LOC125853598 gene encoding IQ domain-containing protein IQM2-like — MGLSFSSPLASQSDTETGVDSVVVKSIDFGHDERKTPLRSVSFKSHDTEPTILQSDGSGRMSIEKSISFRTMGSAMELKRTSSEEKPEFSEFRRLGSMNGESQKSPLAYTSSPKHEAALKLQKVYKSFRTRRKLADCAVLIEQSWWKLLDFAELKHSSISFFDLDKHETAVSRWSRARTRAAKVGKGLSKNGKAQKLALQHWLEAIDPRHRYGHNLHFYYVQWLHSQSKEPFFYWLDIGEGKEVNIVDKCPRWKLQQQCIKYLGPMERKAYEVEVEDGKLFYKETGKLLDTTDGPKGTKWIFVLSTSKTLYVGKKTKGTFQHSSFLAGGATLAAGRIVAERGVLKAVWPHSGHYRPTPENFQDFISFMTENNVDLNDVKLDSDEDEEESIGKKSGVFLRGDSSEDDLQKDGLETEENDLEESTSEKRDLKVQEQAADIQLSDSKPSHNFSIKLPNLQIPRNDGFIEKLKNESEAAKSISDLESPTDGYKTARELFAPEQDQMDLKHSSSVEELDESKEEIIPDESIIQRINSHKDLKSYQLGKQLSCKWSTGAGPRIGCLRDYPSQLQSHALEQVSLSPRSAFRLKMNFPSRASTPTSLSRVMQVSCSLSPMGNKTLSCLNSKYSSPPHKGP, encoded by the exons ATGGGGTTATCCTTTTCGAGCCCACTAGCCTCTCAAAGTGATACGGAAACAGGCGTTGATTCTGTCGTTGTGAAATCTATCGATTTCGGACATGATGAGCGGAAGACGCCACTACGGTCAGTTAGCTTTAAGAGCCATGACACAGAACCAACAATATTGCAATCAGATGGCTCCGGAAGGATGTCGATAGAAAAAAGTATCAGCTTTAGGACAATGGGAAGTGCAATGGAGTTAAAGAGAACTTCATCAGAAGAGAAGCCCGAGTTTAGCGAGTTTCGTAGGTTAGGAAGCATGAATGGAGAGTCTCAAAAATCTCCTCTAGCATATACTAGCAGCCCCAAACATGAAGCAGCTTTAAAGTTGCAGAAAGTGTACAAGAGTTTTAGGACTAGAAGAAAATTAGCTGACTGTGCAGTACTTATAGAGCAAAGCTG GTGGAAGCTATTAGATTTTGCTGAACTTAAGCATagttctatttcattttttgatcTTGATAAACATGAGACAGCAGTTTCTCGTTGGTCGAGGGCAAGAACTAGAGCAGCCAAG GTTGGCAAGGGCTTATCTAAGAATGGCAAAGCCCAGAAACTAGCTCTACAGCACTGGCTTGAAGCT ATCGACCCACGACATCGGTATGGACACAACTTGCATTTCTATTATGTCCAATGGTTGCATTCTCAAAGCAAAGAACCCTTCTTCTACTG GTTGGATATTGGAGAAGGAAAAGAAGTGAACATTGTTGATAAATGCCCTCGATGGAAACTTCAGCAGCAGTGCATTAAGTACCTCGGTCCG ATGGAAAGAAAGGCTTATGAAGTTGAGGTGGAAGATGGGAAACTCTTCTACAAGGAAACCGGAAAGCTCCTTGACACGACTGATGGACCAAAAGGAACTAAGTGGATTTTTGTCCTCAGCACCTCGAAAACCTTATACGTTGGCAAGAAAACTAAAGGCACATTTCAGCATTCTAGTTTCTTGGCTGGAGGAGCTACATTAGCTGCTGGGAGAATAGTTGCAGAACGAGGAGTATTGAAG GCTGTCTGGCCTCATAGTGGACATTACCGACCTACCCCAGAAAACTTCCAGGATTTCATTTCATTCATGACAGAGAACAATGTCGACCTCAATGATGTTAAGCTTGATTCTGATGAAGACGAGGAAGAATCGATTGGCAAGAAGAGTGGCGTTTTCCTCAGAGGCGACTCCTCTGAGGACGACTTACAAAAAGATGGTTTGGAGACAGAGGAGAATGATCTAGAAGAGTCAACTTCAGAGAAAAGAGACTTGAAAGTGCAAGAGCAAGCTGCTGATATACAACTTTCTGATTCAAAACCATCTCATAACTTCAGTATCAAATTGCCTAATCTTCAAATTCCCCGGAATGATGGTTTCATAGAGAAGTTAAAGAATGAAAGTGAAGCTGCTAAATCTATTTCCGACTTAGAATCACCAACAGACGGATACAAAACAGCAAGAGAATTGTTTGCTCCTGAACAAGATCAAATGGATTTAAAACACAGCTCTTCTGTTGAAGAACTTGATGAAAGTAAAGAAGAGATAATTCCAGATGAATCTATCATCCAAAGGATAAATTCACACAAGGATCTTAAATCGTATCAGTTGGGAAAGCAACTGTCTTGCAAATGGAGCACAGGAGCTGGACCTCGTATCGGATGTTTGAGGGATTACCCCTCACAGCTGCAATCCCATGCTTTAGAACAAGTGAGCTTGTCCCCGAGAAGTGCTTTCCGTCTCAAAATGAACTTCCCTTCAAGAGCATCAACTCCAACGAGCCTGAGCCGCGTAATGCAGGTTTCCTGTTCCCTTTCTCCTATGGGCAACAAAACTTTATCTTGCCTCAATAGCAAATATTCCTCTCCACCACATAAAGGACCCTAA